The Biomphalaria glabrata chromosome 6, xgBioGlab47.1, whole genome shotgun sequence genomic interval GAGATCATATTAGATGTAATTACGTATCGAATACTACATCTACATGAGATCATATTAGATGAATTACGTATTTAGTGAAAAActcaattatttacattttaaaagttcaaatttgttttaacaAGGTAGACTAAGTCAGAAGAAAGAATGTTTACTGGTCAAGGAAACAATTTGTATGTTGTAAATATAGTGAAACAATATCTTAGACAGATTAACATTGCCCCAGATTTGTCCATATGCaaggaaacatttttacaaatgctccttcttccctagtgctattagagcatgaaatgggttgcctgagtcagccaggaataCCAGTGGCTTAGCAGAATGTAAGTCGttgtttaacatgcatgactagatgcatgacgcgtaggacgtaatcatctttttttttgaagcaacgtctgtattatataagataagattatgccCTACACACAGTGCTgcatttacctataggcaaaaTAAGCTAAAACCATTATATAGCtggtctggggggggggggggctcccaaaaattaatttgaagACTGCGTAAAACAATAAATGGCCTTATGATGATACCAGGGGGCCCCATGAGTCAAATTGCTTAGGGCCTTCTCAAGTCTAAATCCGGCTCCTGCCTGCACATTGTCAGTTATTTCTTCACAAGCTccacttttcttttaaatgcaACATCTGGCTTCTGTCACCTTGAAGAAAGGGGCGTGTCCAAAAGGATGGCAACTCCCATTTCTCCTTTGTTGTTTTCAATTCCAAATGGACGTCGGACATTTTGAAACCTTGTCAGTTTTCAAGGCTGCTTGGTCCTTCCCATCATTCCTTTTCAACGCTGTCTTGGTCCTTCCCACCATTCCTTTTCAATGCTGTCTTGGTCCTTCCCACCATTCCTTTTCAATGCTATTCATGCTCAATAGAAATTGAAAGTAAAAAGGCCACTAGATGCTATGAAAACATTTGGTTGGTTTAGATTCTAGAGATCTGTTAAGATCACCTTTACCTGGACgaatatatgttttatttttatttctttcatttatttatacaattttaacattgaaagattaaataattagcttaaagtaaaaattaactCCAGAAAGTGGAGATTTCGATTTTATATAGGCTACGTGCTGaatattatattatcattaGTTTTCTGAGAGTAAAGGTAAGCTACTTGGATATTTTATAGAGTACACTATCTATAAGGTTTATAATTGCTTTATTGAAAacgtaattaaaagtaaagatccCCTTTCAGATCATGGGGTCtatggggtagatgatgtaatggtttctgtggcccatggttaatgagggtgtcatgtggccagcacaacgaccaaccacctttacttttcgccAACTTAAGTCAGGGTGGACTCGAAGGCACCCtcaagatccagaaattaaaaagtcCAGTTtttcccaggattcgaaccccgggaCCCTcccaatcgctttaccactcagccacagtgccTCCACTATATTGAATATGAATTTAATATGTATTCCGAAGCTTACAATAGGCTATGTATTATATTTGGTCAGAATATCGTAAGTTCTTATTACGAACCCTGCCAGTCTTGCAAGAGGATTTTGGCTGGGacgtttaactctttctctcttaattgATGAtattgatttgacctcatttaattacattaatgtttgatttttataaacttcactttttgttatatttaaagaGAATGCATTCCTCTTTAATTCTACACCagaaataaaacactttctgataacaaacgaaaaaaTTATTGCGGCTTAATCACAACAGGGTAAAAAATACAACACTAATGAGCAAGATGAAGAATTCCGTAGGAAAGTGGAaactaattacggagagaaagagttaattctgAAGGGACAAATGAAACGTACACTTCAAATTAAACTCTAAGTTCAGAGAGCTAGACATCTTGATAGCCtaaaaccatagacataaataaatatagactggccgattaaagagttttatgagacgaaaatttgtgacttgcaattttgtgtacttatatacagcatttatgagcagtataaaagttaagtattcttATCTATTTGAGCCatacacctatatatattgtaaataaggaggcagtgtagttttgtttagactcaaagaatgaagatcatgtaatttttcataattcggaaatccgaatacaatagatatacatgttttcaagttacatgaagttacttccttcggccagtctatatttatttagactatGCCTAAAACTAAAAGGGTTAGTAATATTAAGGCCAGTGATCTTACATTCCGAAAGAATGGGCTGGTGAAAGGTGCAAAGATAAGTTACTTGACAGAAGTTGAAAGTCTTGTAGATATGgatcatttagaaaaataaattagcaTTTACACAGAAATGAAATATAGTGTTTGTAAGTGtaaggcaggggcggactggctatatgggcattcgggcaaatgccccgtgggccggtacccaaaatgggccggtagggtcaGCTAGAATGCCACTAGAGAacgttttaaattattaaaggtTTCATAATATTCTCTTGTAAAGGGGGCACTCTGAGCGTTGTGTTTAAAACAGTGTAATGTTAATTTaatgtaacacattttccgaaataatatAATAGTCTACATcggtagacagtgctactagtaggcttcatcctatTTAGGGTCCACGCTTTTAGCGATAAatagcaacataaggcctactaTATTTCTTCAAAAGATACAGAGTTGTATGCATGCGTTCAGTTAtggatacattatcaaacttaacagaatgattttgagaacaggtagacctagaaatggttgtccatcatatgatatacaattaaaGGGCCGGAATGTATAGagatgcccgggccgattttaacacccagtccgcccctggtgtaAGGTACACTATCTTACCATGACAGTTACATTTTcatatttaataaacaaaattagttaataatgaaataatttttaaaactagttttTACGAATTACTTGGTGACATACTAGTTGTAAAAATGAACTAATAAAATGTATcccgaaacaaacaaaattgtatCCACTGTTCATTTCAATAAATCTGTTGTTTCAGGACGACTGCTCAATGCACTTACCAATTTACCAGTTTACTATGCGTTTCGGGTAGACAAGAATAAATGTGAAATATTCTAACCAATAATTGAATTCAATTTGATCTAGTTTTAGGCCAAAATATCCCTCTCACTCCCGAAATGTTTGCATAGTCATTATAAAAcgtaattttattattgaaatatcATAAAATTTACTCATAACCTAACAATACTAGAATATCTGGAGTAGATAAACTGATGTCCGAAATTCTTAACTCTTTAGCTCCGTAATTATTCCCcatgttctgacagaattgttcatttttcacatttgtacattctaccctgttatgattaaacttcaataacatttttgtttgtgatCAGAAAACATTAGTTTTGGTAGAGAATGGGAagatgcatgctctttttatgtaacacaaattaaagtttataaaaccaaaaattaatttaatttaatgcgTCAGAAgaatcaggagagaaagagttaaccagTGCCCCATTAAATAGAGGTAgactattattaaaattaataacttacggataataaagattattattattattattataagtagcTGTTCCCCTCCTCTGTAAGAAAACCTATCAGCTACCGTATTTCCTataagatggctgcctggtcgtgcggtttgcgcgctggactgtcgttcagatttatcgatggtccagggctcaaaccctgcccgctcccatcccccgtcgtcctgcgggaggtttggactaggaagtaatattatcttcaactctgaaggaacatccgaaacatgtaaaacaaacaaacataaaaagcTTATTTTAGTAGtactttttttacaaaacttatatcaactcactgtctggtaaatgtttgtacacgtgttatagagtgtgtgtgtgcgtgtgtgtatttctatggtgacggtgagacGTGGCTGgcaattggttgtgaatgacGCAAGATAAGCGTCAATGTCGTCAGCGttctttatattttgcttgtttttcttttctcgtAGATTGAAATGTCTCAAACGGTCAGTCCAACACCTGACAGTCCCATATCGCCACTGCCATCCACTGCCACAGATGATGAGACCATTGACGTCACAGACGATGACAGTCAGCCATGGAGTAATGACATCTACACAGGTGTGGTCAACGCTAGAGTTTCCTGCTCTCGGGATGACGTCGAGCTGAGGCCAGCCCTAGATTCAGACGACGCGTCGTGCAGCTACAGTAACATTATGCAAAGTAAGTTTTCCTCACAGGAGCTGCGTGAATTAAGGTCAAAGATCAATAGCCGTGAACGGAAGAGGATGCacgacttaaactctgccatgGACTCACTCCGGGAAGTCATGCCTTACGCCGCGGGACCCTCTATGCGTAAATTGAGTAAAATCGCCACCCTGACTTTGGctaaaaactatattttaatgttaagcAAATCCGTGCAAGATTTAAAACAACTGCTGGACGAGCTACACAAGGGAGCTCACTCAATGTATCAACACCCTTATTTACATCGCAAGTCTCCAGATTTTCACCCGGCATGCTCTTTGACCGGATATTCCCAAACTGGACTGTTCACAAATAATCAACTTTCTCTTCATCCCAACTTTTTCCATCCAAACATAACTTACTCCGCTACAGCCTCGCACCTATCAAACATGAATGTGCCAGTCTCCACACAACTGTCTCACACCCAGGGAATCAACATGCCGTCTTATAGGAGCATGGCGTGCCCATGTACAGCCCCAAATGATTACGCCTCCTCCAGGCTACCAAGGTTGGCCTCACAGAGTTCGTTGGTTCTGCAAAGTAGTAGCGGTAAAATACAGCCTCCCCTTTAATAGGCTTGGACTGTCACTATGAAAACGTACTAAGGACAACTCGGGACTATTCCCTCTTAATAAACATTGTTTTCTAATTTTGGTCAGATATAGCCCAGATGTAGCAACACAAATAAAAGCTGGCCTATTTTGTTGGCTATAAGTTGTATCAATGAAAACTGAAATGTCCCAAGAAGAAGTTGGTGGTGAATCACTGTTTCGCACTCCTAGTAGCTAATCACCTGAGGAACTTATGCTATTGATGGAATCTTGCCTAGTAAAACCTGGGCTATGTTTCTATTATTTGTTCTGGAAGCTTTGTGAAAAGTACTCGACTTAATATAATAATGACTTTCAATACCAacttcacagacctatattggtataatatatatacctGTCTgtggttatttatatttaaaagatGTCTCTGTTAATTGATTCTTAAGTTTAATTgtctacaataatttatttatttgtggtAACAGAAcaaggggcgcggtggctgagtggtaaagcgtttggcttctgaacctgaggaTCCCGGTTTCAAAGcctgagattttttatttcgggatctttaggaagcctctgagtccacccttaGTTGactaaaagtaaagacggttggtcattgtgctggacacatgacacactcattaaccgtgggccacagaaacagatgaccttcagaTCATCTGTCCTAtcgatcgcatggtctgaaaggggaactttacttttaacagAACAGAAGTAGTTAGCATTTAAAGCGCTGGTCTCAGACGcaacagatctagatctgatgTGCTAGTGCTAGTGTTTAAAGCACTGGTGTGAGATTGTGTTTTCTCAATTGCTGATAGTACATCACCTTTTAGATGTGTGCTTATGAAAACAGAAggttgtatagttatctattgttggttttaaattttaaagcgGCGAACTGGTATAGAATTATGCTAAGACGTGccttcaaaattattttttttttcgtaatttTCCTAAATGAGATATTTATTATCATTagtgtcttgaaaatttatttatttggtcaaagggatgtaaccaaaagaaatttccaccttgcatcttccagtcctaattgtctctcttgttgaaaaaaaaaattaataggtaatttttaaagcaaataaataatgtataaaaTACATAGACATGCAAATTGGTTAATAGTTAtcacttatacaaacacacacacacaaatacattcaacttattttcttcattgtttaaacagattGATATTTATGATACAAATGGAATTTTCCAattcattgaaagaaaaaaaaaggaatccttaaaaaaaacaacatatgacAATggatcaaaataaaattacatttgggGTCAGCCTTTATAgtgttcaattttaaaatcaaatatatttctgTATATTATATCCAAATCATTAGGATTAAAAACGACATTATGATACACAGCTTCAAGTCTTTTTAACATTTCAATAATTCATTAACTCTAAagtacattttacttttttttttaaatataaattttgtttaaaacttttctaTCCTAGATTGTATAATCCTTCTGTATATATGATTTACTTGAATTCTATTTAGGATTTTGTTGTCATAAGTAGCTTTTAAATACGTGTTCCATATAAGTATCTTATACTCTGCTAATAAAATCAAGTTCATATCTTtaagttttttactttttgctttgggtattttattttaaaatattgctaGGCCTATGTTGACCTTGACATGCCTGTtggaatttaaaatatttgacttCACAATAGTGAAGTTTGGACACTCCCCAAACAAATGTTTTCCTAGTTTGTTATTTTCCACCCCGCATAGTTTACAATGTGGCCTGCCCTGTCCTTACCCCTCTTCTTTATTGGGGTCATCCCATAAATTAGCCTGTAGGTCACCTCCCGTGCTTTCGGagttatgtttttattgtgtaattgcgtgaatgtgtctgtgtgtgcatTAACAACTATTCCtaattccctccccccccccccccattttattCTAAGCTCTAAATTTTCTCCAAGTTTATCTCTAAGTGCtgtgtaaatttttttagttttgtggtGTATTAGATTGTTCATTGTTTTGTAGGTGTCTGGTTAGTGATCTGTTTAAATGTAAGTTTTAAAGAGCAACGTTTTAAGTAAGTCTCACCATACAGGTCTGTCTGCATGGAGTGAATGACAAGTgaagaaaatataaagatttTTCTAAGTTTCCCCTAAATCCATATTTAATACATAGCAGTCTAAGATAAATGATGTAAGCATCTTTTTCTAAGGCCAATGGTCACTGATAGTGACTTATTAACAGCACAACAAACAGCTGTTTATACTCTTTTCCCAACTtgtacatttactaaataaaagCTGAGCGGATTATGCTCCCTacctccctcccccaccccaaatacgtttttttaattgtttcaaaATGGTTACTTTCAAAGTggaataaaagtttttttttaaattttattttaacattgcaAATGATTATAAAACTTGTTTGTGCCTATCAGTCATCAATTCTAGAGAGTAAATTTGTGTTttgtctacattttgttttctaaatgtcCAATAAATTGTTGATATTGCAACTGCATGCATTAGATTtagtatttgtttaaatttactaTAATTTAGcgcagttgaaaaaaaaaactacacttaCAGGCCTACATTGAGCACATAAAACGACTAGAGATGTAAAAccgtgggaaaaaaaacaacactattgtTATGTCAGCCGTCGAGTAGATCACTGCAGGCATCACTGATGGGACCCTAAATGTAAACCTACCAATGAAGATTCTGGTTGCCATTTAAAGAGCTCACTACTTAACACGCCTTATAAAACgatatatgaattttttttatatatttagacTTTTGTAGCATTtacataacaaaagaaaaaacaacaacatgggaTTAATTCTACAAGGACGCAATCTATGCCTCCCTTTGACCGATGTTCATATAGACTCGCAGACATTGTGCTATTTTGACTTGTCTTCATAACCGAATAGAATGGAGGATCGATGTTTGTTTAGACCtagctatgacctacatatatttccCCTTCTAATTCCATTTGTGTATTCTTGAgaagattccccccccccctggagaCACAGGCtgacacaaactaaaaacgcaaaatacctaggtgttataataaaggaaaaactgtcatggaatctacacattgatgaaactatcaaaaaatcaaacaaagcattagggcaTAGATTTATACATACTACTCAAGTCTATGCTTTAGGGtttcttaaaagaaatttctacaaatcaaataagaacataaaactaaaatgttatttaaccttggttaggccaataatagaatatgcatcctctgtttgggacccccaagcaaacatttagaaattggaaagtaaagtagcaattatacataaagcactgaaccataatcttcaaatacatattttaccatcacaaaagagatacaagacaccgatagcaaagacaaacagacacaaacactcttttgttcccctggcaatcaaatcattaaataagaacaatctggtataaactttgtcacatgtaaattatgagtgagtctggtgtgaatgtacactttggtttcttatagttataatgtttttttgtttggtgtaatgcacaaattgtaagacaaatttccatacggacaataaaagattattattattattatatttatgctaggacaaatgtataAAATGCTACTTCTTACCTAGCGCTATTAGACTAATTAGAGtatggagtgggttgcctgagtcagccaggaaaaccagtgacttggcataatttatttttggtcTGTAGCCTGTGACTGTGGATGCGTATTGGcctcttatcttatcatatcttattaATTTCAGACATTCCtgtaaaagagaagataattagcCTACATCCTGCGCGTAGGTGGATCTATATAGAAGTCTCACTCGAGATGCTTGTTGATTTAACCTCTGCTAAGTCATAGGTTTTGGTAGCAAAAGATTCAGGCATTCCattacatgctctaatagtCCTAAGGGGGAAAAAGTATTGGTATTTTATCCTAGCATACttataggatgtaattatcttcttctttgaaagaaagtctgtaatttttataagataagaaataaaaagaaatcgactacacatagatctacatacacGGTTGTTTCCCTTTTATTAGCAGAAGATAAAAATGGAGTTTGACGTTCTTAGGAGATACACTGGTAGGCCtagaataaatctagatctatttatattttcttccagatttagatctagatctagtctagtctagattttatttaccccttctttttcctttttttttttaaatctacatctTAAATTCGCCTGGCCTATTTTACTGTTTTACGATTTAGTCTAGATCCtagaattttatttaattttttttatatactaatAGAGTCTATGGTTTCTTAGATattctaatctagatattgCTCAAAActaaatctatctatatctagatagatcCAGTAGCTCTttcaagatcctagatctaccacctagatctagaatcaattagtagtaaaaaaaaaggcatagaTCTTCAGGCATTCCATTACATGctctaataatagtaatagtccTAACCTAAGGTgaaaaaaagagtaggccttatcttatcttatataatacagacgttacttcaaaaaaagaagatgattacgtcctacgcgtcatgcatttagtcatgcatattaaccaatgacttaaattctgccaagtcactggttttcctggttagcccaggcaacccattgcatgctctaataacactaggcCACTAGGCTATTGGTATTTTATCCAAgcatacgcgtaggacgtaaacatcttctttttttaaagtaacgtctgcattatataagatctagtctagatctagttctagatcgaGTAGCCTAGATAAAGTAGATATTACGACTTATATAGAATACGcaaaaagggagggggaggggggcatagggccaattaaaaatgttttttttttttttttaaagtttcggatgtttcttcggAGTTGAAGTTAATCTACGTacttgtccaaacctcctgcagaacGAATGGGGGTGGGGAGATGAGAGTGGGCAAGGCATGAATTAGCGGCCATCGAGACCACCAAACGACAATCCAGTGGGTATAGGCATACTGCACCACAAGGAAACGTATTTTCAGTGTATTTTAAAATCCATGTTTGATTATTaaggtaaagtaaagtttcccctttcagaccttgggatctatggggaagatgatgtaagaTTATCTGCTTATATGGATAATATGGCCcgtggttaacgagggtgtcatgtggccagcacaacgaccaaccgcctttactttccccctacttatgtcaggtacccattagagctgggtggactcagaggcgcccgaagatcacgcaattaaaaatatcagtcttcactagaattcgaaccctggacccctcGTTTGGAAGCCAATATTATACCACTCATTATATACCAAGtaaattacattaattattaGGTCTACCAATGTTTAACAGACTTAATTTCATCTTCtaatataaagcttgtctttgagtccgaaaatttaaaaagaagtgCAGTATGCCAAGTTTATACGacgccccagctgcgacctacatattttgccacacgcAGTGCAGACAGTACCATTGTCCGCGCGGTCGATTTAGTTTCTCTTTTCGCTGTCTGcgcctgtcctcggcagtggattttcttttggtattAAATGTGGTTCCCTAcgcctttgtaagtgatctccaacTGTCTCGTTTTAAAGCCGCCTGCAGACAGGCGCTCTTTTCTTATGCCAATTAAAGCAAGAGGCATCAATAACGAAATCggtgtggtgaaatagttgatatttgtttatgattttgtaacgtcgtgagaatgtgttcacaacattgatttagtgtgctactgtccaagtctctttcgtcggttcatgtgtcgttctagtttaataatgccttgttttaggttactccaCAGTGCTACCATAATTCTTATTAATAAAA includes:
- the LOC106071793 gene encoding oligodendrocyte transcription factor 3-like, which encodes MSQTVSPTPDSPISPLPSTATDDETIDVTDDDSQPWSNDIYTGVVNARVSCSRDDVELRPALDSDDASCSYSNIMQSKFSSQELRELRSKINSRERKRMHDLNSAMDSLREVMPYAAGPSMRKLSKIATLTLAKNYILMLSKSVQDLKQLLDELHKGAHSMYQHPYLHRKSPDFHPACSLTGYSQTGLFTNNQLSLHPNFFHPNITYSATASHLSNMNVPVSTQLSHTQGINMPSYRSMACPCTAPNDYASSRLPRLASQSSLVLQSSSGKIQPPL